A region of Argentina anserina chromosome 5, drPotAnse1.1, whole genome shotgun sequence DNA encodes the following proteins:
- the LOC126794034 gene encoding probable serine/threonine-protein kinase PBL21 isoform X2 produces the protein MSCFGWFSSRRKDVSKVEIDNGSGRGRGQFDDSESGKGKGKGGNSAQKSVARSFTFRELAAATKGFKEVNLIGEGGFGRVFKGRLEAGQVVAIKQLNHDGLQGFQEFIVEVLMLSLLHHTNLVTLIGYCTDGDQRLLVYEYMPRGSLEDHLFDLNPDQEPLSWDTRIKIAVGAARGLEYLHCKANPPVIYRDLKSANILLDDNFNPKLSDFGLAKLGPVGDNTHVSTRVMGTYGYCAPEYAMSGKLTLKSDIYSFGVVMLELITGKKAIDSSKKQGEQNLVAWSRPFLKDRRKFVQLVDPLLQGSFPVRCLHHAVAITAMCLQEQPTFRPLISDIVVALEYLASQNNKPSKSGVHSPISSSPSQQHRGAFSRDSDFRMSSTSS, from the exons ATGAGCTGCTTCGGGTGGTTCAGTTCTCGCCGGAAAGATGTCAGCAAGGTGGAGATTGATAACG GTAGTGGGAGAGGAAGGGGACAGTTTGATGATAGTG AGAGTGGGAAGGGAAAAGGGAAGGGTGGCAACAGCGCACAAAAGAGTGTGGCACGGAGTTTTACTTTTCGCGAACTTGCAGCTGCCACTAAGGGGTTTAAGGAGGTGAACTTGATTGGGGAAGGGGGCTTTGGAAGGGTTTTCAAAGGTCGGCTTGAAGCAGGCCAG GTTGTTGCAATCAAACAACTTAATCATGACGGTCTTCAAGGATTTCAGGAATTCATCGTGGAGGTTCTCATGTTAAGCCTACTACACCATACGAATCTTGTTACCTTGATAGGCTACTGTACTGATGGAGATCAAAGACTCTTAGTCTATGAGTACATGCCGAGGGGTAGCTTGGAAGATCATCTTTTTG ATCTGAATCCTGATCAAGAGCCACTTAGTTGGGATACTCGAATTAAGATAGCTGTTGGTGCAGCACGGGGCCTAGAATATCTCCACTGCAAAGCTAACCCACCAGTTATCTACCGTGACTTGAAATCAGCAAATATATTGTTGGATGATAATTTCAATCCGAAGCTTTCAGACTTTGGGCTTGCTAAACTTGGTCCTGTGGGAGATAACACCCATGTTTCAACCAGAGTTATGGGAACCTATGGATACTGTGCACCAGAATATGCTATGAGTGGCAAGTTGACTCTGAAATCTGATATATATAGCTTTGGTGTGGTTATGTTGGAGTTGATTACTGGCAAGAAGGCAATTGATAGTTCTAAGAAGCAAGGGGAACAGAACCTAGTAGCTTGG TCTCGTCCATTCTTAAAAGACCGAAGGAAGTTTGTCCAGTTAGTTGATCCCTTATTGCAAGGAAGCTTCCCTGTTCGTTGTTTGCATCATGCAGTTGCTATTACTGCCATGTGTCTTCAAGAACAACCGACTTTCCGCCCTCTTATCAGTGATATTGTTGTAGCACTTGAGTACCTGGCTTCGCAGAACAACAAACCGAGCAAATCTGGGGTTCATAGTCCTATTTCTTCATCACCATCGCAGCAGCACAGGGGTGCTTTTTCTCGGGATTCGGATTTCAGAATGAGTTCAACTTCTAGCTAG
- the LOC126794034 gene encoding probable serine/threonine-protein kinase PBL21 isoform X1, whose protein sequence is MSCFGWFSSRRKDVSKVEIDNGTARSSGSGRGRGQFDDSESGKGKGKGGNSAQKSVARSFTFRELAAATKGFKEVNLIGEGGFGRVFKGRLEAGQVVAIKQLNHDGLQGFQEFIVEVLMLSLLHHTNLVTLIGYCTDGDQRLLVYEYMPRGSLEDHLFDLNPDQEPLSWDTRIKIAVGAARGLEYLHCKANPPVIYRDLKSANILLDDNFNPKLSDFGLAKLGPVGDNTHVSTRVMGTYGYCAPEYAMSGKLTLKSDIYSFGVVMLELITGKKAIDSSKKQGEQNLVAWSRPFLKDRRKFVQLVDPLLQGSFPVRCLHHAVAITAMCLQEQPTFRPLISDIVVALEYLASQNNKPSKSGVHSPISSSPSQQHRGAFSRDSDFRMSSTSS, encoded by the exons ATGAGCTGCTTCGGGTGGTTCAGTTCTCGCCGGAAAGATGTCAGCAAGGTGGAGATTGATAACGGTACTGCTCGATCCTCAG GTAGTGGGAGAGGAAGGGGACAGTTTGATGATAGTG AGAGTGGGAAGGGAAAAGGGAAGGGTGGCAACAGCGCACAAAAGAGTGTGGCACGGAGTTTTACTTTTCGCGAACTTGCAGCTGCCACTAAGGGGTTTAAGGAGGTGAACTTGATTGGGGAAGGGGGCTTTGGAAGGGTTTTCAAAGGTCGGCTTGAAGCAGGCCAG GTTGTTGCAATCAAACAACTTAATCATGACGGTCTTCAAGGATTTCAGGAATTCATCGTGGAGGTTCTCATGTTAAGCCTACTACACCATACGAATCTTGTTACCTTGATAGGCTACTGTACTGATGGAGATCAAAGACTCTTAGTCTATGAGTACATGCCGAGGGGTAGCTTGGAAGATCATCTTTTTG ATCTGAATCCTGATCAAGAGCCACTTAGTTGGGATACTCGAATTAAGATAGCTGTTGGTGCAGCACGGGGCCTAGAATATCTCCACTGCAAAGCTAACCCACCAGTTATCTACCGTGACTTGAAATCAGCAAATATATTGTTGGATGATAATTTCAATCCGAAGCTTTCAGACTTTGGGCTTGCTAAACTTGGTCCTGTGGGAGATAACACCCATGTTTCAACCAGAGTTATGGGAACCTATGGATACTGTGCACCAGAATATGCTATGAGTGGCAAGTTGACTCTGAAATCTGATATATATAGCTTTGGTGTGGTTATGTTGGAGTTGATTACTGGCAAGAAGGCAATTGATAGTTCTAAGAAGCAAGGGGAACAGAACCTAGTAGCTTGG TCTCGTCCATTCTTAAAAGACCGAAGGAAGTTTGTCCAGTTAGTTGATCCCTTATTGCAAGGAAGCTTCCCTGTTCGTTGTTTGCATCATGCAGTTGCTATTACTGCCATGTGTCTTCAAGAACAACCGACTTTCCGCCCTCTTATCAGTGATATTGTTGTAGCACTTGAGTACCTGGCTTCGCAGAACAACAAACCGAGCAAATCTGGGGTTCATAGTCCTATTTCTTCATCACCATCGCAGCAGCACAGGGGTGCTTTTTCTCGGGATTCGGATTTCAGAATGAGTTCAACTTCTAGCTAG
- the LOC126794031 gene encoding glycosyltransferase family 92 protein At1g27200, whose product MHRRLSAAVLFSLAALFLFACFSLHLSRSSISHSDLVSHYPIPSPAADHHLISELQPLPLRHVTTSSISSVAVLLPAWEVLVIVSPETPLSGGLDGYACVFKDNSTSDARFAGILPSMNRTAFYCTMPRRAKRRRPFLQPALSTRSRIISKDLPETTAGPELIRWTLLVYESFSTETDVVLFAKGLNNRPGVNRPPSEFRCVFGGGDNAVRTAVTSSFQEVFRCPHPDSTALNGPVNVSLEIVNKTNLVVPSVAYYTATPKRRWISSSDNAGPTQSPSHELCACTMVYNVAKVLREWVTYHSQIGVDRFFLYDNDSDDDLEEVVRQLNREGFNITTTFWIWPKTQEAGFSHAAVYGKALCKWMMYIDVDEFVFAPNAWSEALAPDRHMLKSLIPKGPDIGQVSIQCNEFGPSNQRTHPLEGVTLGYTCRRRLLRLRHKSIVLLEAVEHSLLNVIHHFEIKKEFRSMQLSTEDAIVNHYKYQAWPEFRTKFRRRVSAYVVDWTDALNPMSNDRAPGLGFQPVEPKGWADMFCEVRDDRLKMLTKKWFGSSTSSKMVWQS is encoded by the coding sequence ATGCACCGCAGGCTCTCCGCCGCCGTCTTATTCTCCCTCGCCGCCCTCTTCCTTTTCGCCTGCTTCTCCCTCCACCTCTCCCGCTCGTCCATCTCCCACTCCGACCTCGTCTCCCACTACCCCATCCCCTCCCCCGCCGCCGATCACCACCTCATCAGCGAGCTCCAACCTCTTCCCCTCCGCCACGTCACCACCTCATCCATCTCCTCCGTCGCCGTGCTTCTACCCGCCTGGGAGGTCCTCGTTATTGTCTCGCCGGAGACTCCGCTCTCCGGCGGCCTCGACGGTTATGCCTGCGTTTTCAAGGACAACTCCACCTCCGACGCTAGATTCGCCGGGATTCTGCCGTCGATGAACCGGACGGCGTTCTATTGCACGATGCCGAGGAGAGCCAAGCGGCGCCGGCCGTTTCTCCAGCCGGCGCTGTCCACGAGGTCACGGATCATCAGCAAGGACCTTCCGGAGACGACGGCGGGGCCGGAGCTCATCCGGTGGACTCTCCTCGTCTACGAGTCGTTCTCCACAGAAACCGACGTCGTTCTCTTCGCGAAAGGCCTCAACAACCGTCCCGGCGTCAATCGCCCTCCGAGCGAGTTCCGGTGCGTCTTCGGCGGTGGCGATAACGCCGTCAGAACCGCCGTCACGAGCTCCTTTCAGGAGGTCTTCCGCTGCCCACACCCGGACTCCACGGCGTTAAACGGTCCCGTCAACGTTTCACTGGAAATCGTCAACAAGACTAATCTGGTTGTCCCCTCCGTCGCTTACTACACCGCCACCCCAAAACGACGATGGATTAGCAGCAGCGATAATGCGGGCCCCACCCAATCCCCGAGTCACGAGCTGTGCGCGTGCACGATGGTCTACAACGTGGCGAAGGTACTGAGGGAGTGGGTGACGTACCATTCCCAAATCGGAGTCGACCGGTTTTTTCTCTACGACAACGACAGCGACGACGATTTGGAAGAGGTGGTGCGGCAGCTCAACCGGGAAGGGTTCAATATTACGACGACGTTTTGGATTTGGCCCAAGACGCAAGAGGCTGGGTTCTCCCACGCTGCCGTGTACGGCAAGGCGTTGTGCAAATGGATGATGTACATTGACGTCGACGAGTTCGTTTTCGCCCCTAATGCATGGAGCGAGGCGCTGGCGCCGGATAGGCACATGCTCAAGTCTCTGATACCGAAGGGGCCCGATATCGGGCAAGTTTCGATTCAGTGCAATGAGTTTGGCCCGTCGAACCAGAGAACGCACCCATTGGAAGGTGTCACGCTGGGGTACACATGCCGGAGGCGGTTGTTGCGGTTGCGGCACAAGTCGATTGTGCTGCTCGAGGCCGTTGAGCACTCGCTGCTCAATGTGATACACCATTTTGAGATAAAGAAGGAGTTTAGGTCAATGCAACTGAGCACGGAAGATGCTATAGTGAACCATTATAAGTACCAAGCTTGGCCGGAGTTTCGGACCAAGTTCCGGAGAAGGGTGTCGGCTTATGTGGTGGATTGGACTGATGCGCTTAATCCAATGTCTAATGATAGGGCTCCCGGACTAGGGTTTCAGCCCGTTGAGCCGAAAGGGTGGGCGGACATGTTTTGTGAGGTTAGGGATGATAGGTTGAAGATGTTGACGAAGAAATGGTTTGGTTCTTCTACTAGCAGTAAGATGGTGTGGCAAAGTTGA